A genomic segment from Pseudomonas sessilinigenes encodes:
- a CDS encoding AraC family transcriptional regulator, producing the protein MYEVRPVSLHGVLATLAITRARGVPDEIILRGAGRLPDSLTDPDATITMEQELVVFDNARRAIPEQHLGLLIGSSMPISTLGLLGYTLLAAPTLGEALNCGLQFPIQLASQFAPHLLHYGNDQHFVGRDCHGFFEGYSFSTDVFLSATLRVIRDCLQSPHEPFSAHFKRPAPSDLAPYRQLFGGDIQFSSHSDSLKLPKALLNQRLPLADPISHLAMLKLTQARERELETSAGSAIAHEVSTLLKSDIQRYSDLKAVAQALNISERTLRRRLAERTVTFKRLQSMARHQLANRLLSSTHLSLDAISQQLGFADPSSFVHAYHKWAGVSPGRFRRSLRS; encoded by the coding sequence ATGTATGAAGTTCGCCCCGTATCGCTGCATGGAGTGCTAGCGACACTCGCCATTACCCGGGCACGGGGCGTACCGGATGAAATCATCCTGAGAGGTGCAGGCCGCCTGCCCGATTCCCTGACCGACCCCGATGCGACCATCACCATGGAGCAGGAGTTGGTGGTATTCGACAACGCTCGCCGGGCCATTCCCGAACAGCATCTGGGCCTGCTCATTGGCAGCTCCATGCCGATCTCGACACTGGGTCTGCTCGGCTACACCCTGCTGGCAGCGCCTACCCTGGGCGAGGCCCTGAACTGCGGCTTGCAGTTCCCCATCCAGTTGGCCAGCCAGTTCGCCCCGCACCTACTGCACTACGGTAACGACCAGCATTTCGTAGGCCGCGATTGCCATGGTTTTTTCGAGGGCTACAGTTTCTCCACCGACGTCTTTCTCAGCGCGACCTTGCGCGTCATCCGCGACTGCCTGCAATCTCCCCATGAGCCATTCAGCGCTCATTTCAAACGTCCGGCCCCCAGCGATCTGGCCCCCTATCGCCAACTGTTCGGCGGCGACATCCAGTTCTCCAGCCACTCGGATTCCCTCAAGCTCCCCAAGGCCCTACTGAACCAACGGTTGCCGCTAGCGGATCCGATCAGCCACCTGGCCATGCTGAAGCTGACCCAAGCACGAGAACGAGAGCTGGAGACCAGCGCCGGTAGCGCAATAGCCCATGAAGTGAGCACCTTGCTCAAATCGGACATCCAGCGCTACAGCGATCTGAAAGCCGTGGCCCAGGCCTTGAATATCTCCGAACGAACCCTGCGCCGACGGCTGGCCGAACGCACGGTAACCTTCAAGCGCCTGCAGAGCATGGCCCGCCACCAACTGGCCAATCGGCTGCTCAGCAGTACTCACCTGTCGCTGGACGCCATCAGCCAGCAATTGGGTTTTGCCGACCCGTCCTCCTTCGTCCATGCCTATCACAAATGGGCCGGTGTATCCCCCGGGCGTTTTCGCCGATCGCTACGAAGCTGA
- a CDS encoding DUF1289 domain-containing protein, which yields MSLEKIKTPCIGLCSTVYGDRVCRGCKRFDHEVIEWNGYGEDQKRSVLQRFECLLSQVMLDKCEIFDPDLLALRVQSGRINCSPLNSIQYCAYQVIRRGAGVIRNIEEFGIRILPAYSQLRLVELRDVIDREFFSLSEQRYGTGG from the coding sequence ATGAGTCTGGAGAAAATCAAGACGCCTTGTATCGGGCTTTGCTCAACGGTCTACGGTGATCGGGTGTGCCGGGGTTGCAAGCGATTCGATCATGAGGTGATTGAGTGGAATGGTTATGGTGAAGATCAGAAACGCAGTGTCCTGCAGCGTTTCGAATGTCTTTTGAGCCAGGTGATGCTCGACAAGTGCGAGATCTTCGATCCTGACTTGCTGGCACTCAGGGTGCAGTCTGGCAGGATCAATTGTTCACCGCTGAACTCCATTCAGTACTGTGCCTACCAGGTCATCAGGCGTGGTGCGGGGGTGATAAGGAACATCGAGGAGTTCGGCATAAGGATCCTGCCGGCATACAGCCAGTTACGCCTGGTGGAACTGCGGGATGTCATCGATAGGGAGTTCTTTTCGCTATCGGAGCAACGCTACGGTACAGGTGGCTGA
- a CDS encoding PAS domain-containing protein, with amino-acid sequence MHKDDNQGGASTRPEGDDQPAVFNAQRAMLDATSDCIKVLSPDGLLLAMNEAGRVALGIAPAQVRGVPWIPLLPASVQAAADEALALALTGVTARFAGHSEASGQVVHWDNLMTPVVGPSGQVFSVVCVSRDVSELVLLQHKLDRLLLREQLLSGEMLHRIKNLFTVSAAVMMMADREARASGKADQLAMIAEGKLKALSRVYDKVLATDDLSSVQMRSLVKAVLLPFGNQCRFSGARHVIPEALANLLALVLHELATNSVKHGSLSVPQGQVHISWKTAEGRLALKWLESAGPRIIAPPDRCGYGTQMIDQLASTVGGIVDRRWHAHGLHVELQVPLDGA; translated from the coding sequence ATGCACAAGGACGATAACCAGGGCGGGGCTTCCACCAGGCCTGAAGGGGATGACCAGCCCGCTGTTTTCAATGCGCAACGGGCCATGCTCGACGCCACTTCCGACTGCATAAAAGTCCTGAGTCCGGACGGTCTTCTCCTGGCCATGAACGAGGCAGGACGTGTCGCCCTGGGGATTGCACCCGCCCAGGTCCGGGGCGTGCCCTGGATACCCTTGCTGCCGGCTTCGGTCCAGGCCGCTGCCGATGAAGCCCTGGCCTTGGCCCTCACCGGTGTCACCGCTCGTTTTGCCGGCCACAGTGAAGCCTCGGGGCAGGTTGTTCATTGGGACAACCTGATGACGCCGGTTGTCGGTCCCTCAGGCCAGGTCTTCTCGGTCGTGTGCGTGTCGCGGGATGTCTCCGAGCTGGTGCTGCTACAGCACAAACTGGACCGGCTGTTGCTCAGGGAGCAGTTGTTGTCGGGAGAGATGCTGCATCGGATCAAGAATCTGTTCACCGTGTCGGCGGCGGTCATGATGATGGCTGATCGTGAGGCCCGTGCCTCTGGGAAAGCCGATCAGTTGGCGATGATCGCCGAAGGCAAGCTGAAGGCATTGTCCAGGGTCTACGACAAGGTGCTGGCAACGGACGATCTGTCCAGTGTGCAGATGCGGTCTTTGGTCAAAGCAGTGCTTCTGCCCTTTGGCAATCAATGCCGGTTCAGTGGTGCCAGGCATGTGATTCCGGAAGCGCTGGCCAATCTGCTGGCGCTGGTCCTCCATGAGTTGGCGACCAACTCGGTGAAGCATGGTTCGCTCAGTGTTCCTCAAGGGCAAGTCCACATCAGTTGGAAGACGGCCGAAGGACGGCTGGCACTCAAGTGGCTGGAAAGTGCTGGGCCCAGGATCATCGCACCGCCGGACAGGTGTGGTTATGGCACTCAGATGATCGATCAGCTTGCCAGTACTGTTGGTGGGATCGTCGATCGCCGATGGCATGCCCACGGCTTGCATGTAGAACTGCAGGTACCACTGGACGGAGCATAG
- the catB gene encoding type B chloramphenicol O-acetyltransferase, whose product MSNYFESPFKGITLDKQVTHPNIQVGRYSYYSGYYHGHSFDECARYLPPDEGVDRLIVGSFCSIGSGAAFIMAGNQGHRNEWVSTFPFYWMPEEPAFAGAQNGYESAGDTVIGNDVWIGSEAIIMPGVKVGDGAVIGTRALVTRDVEPYAIIGGNPAKTLRMRFDERTVQMLLEMKWWDWSTDQLKDVMPLMTSGNVQALYVHWQNVVRRA is encoded by the coding sequence TTGAGCAATTACTTCGAGAGTCCTTTCAAGGGCATCACACTGGACAAGCAGGTCACCCATCCGAACATCCAGGTTGGCCGGTACAGCTATTACTCCGGGTACTACCACGGCCACAGCTTCGACGAATGTGCACGCTACCTGCCACCAGACGAAGGCGTGGACCGACTGATCGTCGGCAGTTTCTGCTCGATCGGCTCGGGTGCCGCGTTCATCATGGCCGGTAATCAAGGCCACCGGAACGAATGGGTCAGCACCTTTCCTTTCTATTGGATGCCAGAAGAACCAGCCTTTGCGGGAGCGCAGAATGGCTATGAATCCGCTGGCGATACGGTCATCGGCAACGATGTCTGGATCGGCTCCGAAGCCATCATCATGCCGGGCGTCAAGGTGGGTGACGGCGCGGTGATCGGCACCCGCGCCCTGGTGACCCGGGATGTCGAGCCCTACGCCATCATCGGCGGCAACCCGGCCAAGACCCTTCGCATGCGCTTCGATGAGCGCACCGTGCAAATGCTCCTGGAAATGAAATGGTGGGACTGGTCCACCGACCAGTTGAAGGACGTGATGCCACTGATGACCAGCGGCAATGTCCAAGCGCTATACGTGCATTGGCAAAACGTAGTGCGCCGCGCTTGA
- a CDS encoding ribonucleotide-diphosphate reductase subunit beta, translated as MIVPGDSPAVIRAKKALNSLEFNQRLDELEGASGRVAVDEKRMINCRADLNQLVPLKYDWAWQKYLDGCANHWMPQEVNMTADIMLWKNPQGLSDDERRIVMRSLGFFATADSLVANNLALAVYRLITNPECRQYILRQAFEEAIHTHAYQYCIESLGMDEGEIFNMYREVPTVAKKAAWGLRYTRAISDPRFKTGSVSADKELLRNLIAYYCVLEGIFFYCGFTQILSMGRRNKMNGVAEQFQYILRDESMHLNFGIDVINQIKIENPHLWDHALMEEATQMILQGTQLEIEYARDTMPHGVLGMNAAMMEDYLKFIANRRLCQIGLKEEYPNVENPFPWMSEIMDLKKEKNFFETRVIEYQTGGALSWD; from the coding sequence ATGATTGTGCCTGGTGATTCGCCAGCAGTGATTCGAGCGAAGAAAGCTCTCAACTCACTGGAGTTCAACCAGCGCCTGGATGAGTTGGAAGGGGCCTCGGGACGGGTTGCCGTCGATGAAAAGCGCATGATCAATTGTCGAGCGGACCTGAACCAGCTGGTTCCACTGAAATATGACTGGGCCTGGCAAAAATACCTGGACGGGTGTGCGAATCACTGGATGCCGCAAGAAGTCAACATGACGGCAGACATCATGCTTTGGAAGAACCCGCAGGGGTTGAGTGACGATGAGCGTCGTATCGTCATGCGCAGTCTTGGGTTCTTTGCGACTGCCGACTCCCTGGTAGCCAACAACCTGGCCCTGGCGGTGTACCGCCTGATTACCAACCCCGAGTGCCGACAATACATCTTGCGCCAGGCCTTCGAGGAGGCCATCCATACGCACGCCTATCAATACTGTATCGAGTCCCTGGGCATGGACGAGGGGGAGATCTTCAACATGTATCGCGAGGTTCCTACCGTGGCCAAGAAAGCCGCGTGGGGATTGCGTTATACCCGGGCCATATCCGATCCAAGGTTCAAGACAGGCAGTGTCTCTGCGGACAAGGAACTGCTCAGGAACCTGATCGCCTACTACTGCGTGCTGGAGGGCATCTTCTTTTATTGCGGTTTTACCCAGATTCTCTCCATGGGGCGAAGAAACAAGATGAACGGCGTCGCGGAGCAGTTCCAGTACATCCTTCGCGATGAGTCGATGCACTTGAACTTCGGCATAGACGTCATCAACCAGATCAAGATCGAGAACCCTCACCTCTGGGACCATGCCTTGATGGAGGAGGCGACTCAAATGATCCTGCAGGGTACCCAGCTGGAAATCGAATATGCGCGAGACACGATGCCCCACGGAGTCCTGGGCATGAATGCGGCCATGATGGAGGACTACCTGAAATTCATCGCCAATCGCCGCCTGTGCCAGATAGGGCTGAAGGAGGAGTATCCAAACGTCGAGAATCCATTCCCGTGGATGAGCGAGATAATGGACTTGAAGAAGGAAAAGAACTTCTTCGAGACCCGTGTCATTGAATATCAAACCGGTGGCGCCTTGTCCTGGGATTGA